In one Chitinophaga sancti genomic region, the following are encoded:
- a CDS encoding rubredoxin domain-containing protein, giving the protein MLKKTQTIQINFPGGIISPGYLLSILEIAEAAKISDVRFGQRQQLIIEVSAKTAPLFGDHVSTTPNIISSYPATGIFIANSWLSEGIYKDVFEMLNWEPKLKINVCDSRNSFTPFFTGHLNWIAGTQPNYWHLVIRYPKSNQLFAWPELLYTNHIGELSKQLETQLLNNEPVTGVPVEKDLKLPDFHLPYYEGFNKYDQYYWLGIYRRNEYFPVSFLKGLCHICLETKTGQLYATPWKSLIIRNIEQEHRPLWDYLLGKYGINVRHAANELNWQIPDNNEDALVLKRHIIRHFDSADVRTYGLCFSVGHHCFGGIVITQQEAKYKTALKGQLRYDISYTPDFNPNSGTLINYRSGVAKEHLGPYITSLCKYFYERHNTDDPLPGYVAAHTAPAPPVEKYVHQCPACLSIYDEQIGDPEQEIMPNTPFELITSHYQCPLCHKPAGAFTRVAYSTLMA; this is encoded by the coding sequence ATGCTAAAGAAAACGCAAACCATACAGATCAATTTCCCCGGGGGAATCATCTCTCCCGGTTATCTCCTGTCTATATTAGAGATTGCGGAAGCGGCAAAGATCTCTGATGTCCGCTTTGGACAGCGGCAACAACTGATCATCGAAGTATCTGCCAAAACAGCCCCATTATTCGGGGATCATGTCAGCACGACACCTAATATCATCAGTTCATATCCTGCCACCGGGATCTTCATTGCTAACAGCTGGTTGTCTGAAGGGATCTATAAAGATGTCTTCGAAATGCTGAACTGGGAGCCCAAACTCAAGATCAATGTATGTGACAGCCGGAACAGCTTCACCCCTTTCTTTACAGGGCACCTGAACTGGATAGCTGGCACACAGCCTAATTACTGGCACCTTGTGATCCGCTACCCTAAGAGTAATCAGCTCTTTGCCTGGCCGGAATTATTGTATACCAATCATATTGGTGAGTTAAGCAAACAGCTGGAAACACAGCTGCTGAACAACGAACCTGTTACCGGCGTGCCTGTGGAGAAAGACCTGAAACTACCAGACTTTCACCTGCCTTACTACGAAGGCTTTAATAAATACGACCAGTATTACTGGCTGGGCATTTACCGCCGCAATGAATACTTTCCTGTTTCGTTTTTGAAAGGACTTTGTCATATCTGCCTTGAAACGAAGACAGGGCAGCTCTATGCTACACCCTGGAAATCACTGATCATCAGGAATATTGAACAGGAGCACCGCCCGCTCTGGGATTATCTTTTAGGGAAGTATGGTATCAATGTAAGACATGCGGCCAATGAACTGAACTGGCAGATTCCGGATAACAATGAAGATGCTCTGGTACTCAAACGCCACATCATCAGGCACTTTGATAGTGCGGATGTACGTACTTACGGGCTTTGCTTCAGTGTAGGGCATCATTGCTTTGGAGGTATTGTGATCACACAGCAGGAGGCGAAATACAAGACAGCGCTCAAAGGACAGCTGCGCTACGATATCAGCTATACGCCGGACTTCAATCCTAATTCCGGTACACTGATCAATTACCGTTCAGGTGTAGCCAAAGAGCATCTGGGGCCGTATATCACCTCACTCTGCAAATACTTTTATGAAAGACACAATACCGACGATCCGCTGCCAGGCTATGTTGCAGCGCATACAGCACCGGCACCACCTGTAGAAAAATATGTGCATCAGTGTCCTGCATGCCTGAGTATTTATGATGAACAGATCGGAGATCCTGAACAGGAAATCATGCCCAATACCCCATTTGAGCTAATAACCAGCCACTATCAGTGTCCGCTCTGCCATAAGCCTGCAGGCGCTTTTACCAGGGTCGCATATTCCACATTAATGGCATAA